The Hyalangium ruber genome has a window encoding:
- a CDS encoding Hsp70 family protein has translation MQACGLDFGTSNTAAALPDGTVLPIAPDTAEPRLFRSVLFFPEDERTTYAGAPAITRYLEDNAGRFIQSVKSFLHSRSFRATQVHGRTWTIEELVAVLLRRVREAAGAQTGAPPEAVILGRPAVFSPEPEADALAEQRLRKAAELAGFTHIQFLIEPIAAALAYEAQLSREELVLVADFGAGTTDLTLMRLGPSRRGRPDRKADVVGSTGVRIGGDRFDAELMRHKLLPRFGAGTTYRVRGLSDKRLPVPQHVMAKLLSWHEMSFIREKSTQELLQLMLESSDKPETAEALYDLVMENLGYRLFRTIEATKVQLSREEEATLDFEEARISLHERITRAEFESFCQPLLTELEQCTQGLLERCAGAGEIDAVFLTGGSSQIPAVRKLYVDRFGEARVRTADAFTSVAEGLGRACVSLVSPDLINS, from the coding sequence ATGCAAGCCTGTGGCCTCGACTTTGGAACCAGCAACACGGCGGCGGCCCTGCCAGATGGCACGGTGCTGCCCATCGCTCCCGACACCGCCGAGCCCCGCCTCTTCCGCTCCGTGCTCTTCTTCCCCGAGGACGAGCGCACCACCTATGCCGGCGCCCCCGCCATCACCCGCTACCTGGAGGACAACGCCGGGCGCTTCATCCAGTCGGTGAAGTCCTTCCTCCACAGCCGCTCCTTCCGCGCCACGCAGGTACACGGCCGCACGTGGACCATCGAGGAGCTGGTGGCGGTGCTGCTGCGCCGGGTGCGCGAGGCGGCGGGAGCCCAGACCGGCGCGCCTCCCGAGGCCGTCATCCTCGGCCGCCCGGCCGTCTTCTCCCCCGAGCCCGAGGCGGACGCGCTGGCCGAGCAGCGCTTGCGCAAGGCGGCGGAGCTGGCCGGCTTCACTCACATCCAGTTCCTCATCGAGCCCATCGCCGCCGCGCTCGCCTACGAGGCCCAGCTCTCGCGCGAGGAACTGGTGCTGGTGGCCGACTTCGGCGCGGGCACCACGGACCTGACGCTGATGCGGCTGGGGCCCTCGCGCCGCGGGCGGCCGGACCGCAAGGCGGACGTGGTGGGCTCCACGGGCGTGCGCATCGGCGGAGACCGCTTCGACGCGGAGCTCATGCGCCACAAGCTGCTGCCGCGCTTCGGCGCGGGCACCACGTACCGGGTGCGCGGCTTGTCGGACAAGCGGCTGCCCGTGCCGCAGCACGTGATGGCCAAGTTGCTGTCCTGGCACGAGATGTCCTTCATCCGCGAGAAGTCCACCCAGGAGCTGCTGCAGCTGATGCTGGAGTCCAGCGACAAGCCGGAGACGGCAGAGGCGCTCTACGACCTGGTGATGGAGAACCTGGGCTACCGGCTGTTCCGGACCATCGAGGCGACGAAGGTCCAGCTGTCGCGCGAGGAGGAGGCGACGCTGGACTTCGAGGAGGCGCGCATCTCGCTGCACGAGCGCATCACCCGCGCCGAGTTCGAGTCCTTCTGCCAGCCGCTGCTCACCGAGCTGGAGCAGTGTACCCAGGGCCTGCTGGAGCGGTGCGCGGGCGCGGGGGAAATCGACGCGGTGTTCCTGACGGGGGGCTCCTCGCAAATCCCCGCCGTGCGCAAGCTGTACGTGGACCGGTTCGGGGAGGCGCGGGTGCGCACCGCGGACGCCTTCACCTCGGTGGCCGAGGGGCTTGGCCGGGCCTGTGTCTCACTTGTTTCACCGGATTTGATAAACTCGTGA